One Sulfolobales archaeon genomic window, TACCAATAGCTAGTATAGCCCTAGCCTCACTCGGGTTGAAAGCCCCCTTATCGCAGAAGACATCAACGAATCTATATCCAAGCTCCAACGCCCTTGGGATCAAAACCCTTTCAAATCCATCTAGAATGCTCTTGAAATCTAGGTTGGGAAGTGGTATGTGGGCGAGCAGTGTTGAAACTATATTAACAGGGCTGTTCTCCGCAGCATGTGCTAGAACCTCTACCAGCCTTAGCTCGCTCTCAATATCGATCCCATAGCCGGTCTTGATCTCAACGGTTGTAACCCCGCTTTCGAGCATCTCATTAAGCCTCTCCCTAAGAGATGTTATTAAGAGCTCTCTACCAGCCCTCGAGGTAAGCCTCATAGTCCTCAAAATACCCCCTCCCCTGGCAAGGATCTCTGTATAGGATACCCCACCCAGGATCAGCTCCCTCTCATCCTCCCTAGATCCGCTATATAGAAGATGGGTATGTGGATCTATAAGGCCTGGTGTAGCTATATAGTTCGAGGCATCGATATACATCCTAGCCCTATATCTCCTCAAGATCTCATCCTCAGGACCTATAGCAGCAATAACACCATGGGAGATAGCGATAGCACCATCCTCAACAACCCCTAGAAACCCTCGATCAGCTCTCCCTCTAACAACCCTTGGAAGAGTAAGGATCTCTCTAGAGCCATGGATAATCAAATCAACATCCACATACCCTTGAGCCATGTATACCTCCAAAATAGATAGTTATAAAAGATATAGAAGATGTTATGATAAATGAACAGAGATGGATTTTTCGAGAATAAATTCTTTCTAAAACTATCATTCTTACTCGATGCTTAATCCAAACCATGCTTCTCATATCTCCTTAAACACGCTATCTATCTCCTTGCCATCATCATCTTTCCAATCGCCTGCGAGATCCATAGATCCCTATTTTTCTTTGTAAGCCTTAATATGACGGTTGAAAAACTCTCACCAGCCTCCTAAGTTTTAATAGAGCTTTATAAGCTTCGATCGATATCGTGATTGTCTTCTCACCAATTTATTTACCTAACTAGTTTATACGATACATAATTTTATAGATTCAATCTTTCCCACCTCGGAAAGGGTTACCGCTGTTCTAACTAACTTCTTAAGGGGTTTCTAGAAGAATCTGAGGTTCCCCTAGCAACTATACTAACCTCACGGCAAGGGAAGCTTTAGAAGACGGTGAGGAAGTAGCACATATACTTAATAGGCTAGGCAACCAATATTAGGGATCTATTGATCGGAGATCTAGTGTGTGGAAATATGTATTTCATTCCAACAGGCAATACTAAACACCTTAGCTGAATACATGGGCTAAAGCGATCTAGCATCTTAGATAAAGGATATGATAAAATTGTTGTTACCGACTAGCTATAGATTATAATAGCTATACATCAATCTTATTCCAAACCATCACAGTGAAGTCCACATACTACAAGGAACAGAGCCTCCCTGAAATTAAGTCTTATACTTTTACAACTGAAAGCCTCGCCTTAGGTGGGGGAAGAGATCGGATCATATTATTTAGGAAAATTAGAAAAGGATCTAGGTAGGGTGTAATGCTCTAGAATTGTGTTTAGAGGTTTTCATATCCTATCCACAACATATTTTTATTATTTTATTTAGATATAATAGTATCTGGTGGTGATCTATTGGGGATCCGAGATAATGTTAAGAGCTATTGGGGGAATGTTGTTGCATCCGCAGCCGGTTGGGGTCTCGACTCTTATGATTGGATCTCATATATAGCTGTATCCACGATTCTGGCTGATATATTCTTTAAACCTCTAGGACCATTCTACGGGCTTCTCTCGACTCTGCTTGTTTTCAGTATCTCCCTTGTTATAAGGCCTCTCGGCGGTGCTATCTTTGGAAGAGTTGCTGATAAACATGGGAGAAGATTTGTCCTCTATACAACGATGATTAGGCTGAGAATATTTTTATGTTTAAAGGAAATGTTTATATAGGCTGTTAGCTGAGATAAATTATGGTTAGGGATGTCTGAACTGTTATTGAGATCTATGGAGGCCTTCAAAAATGCTAGAGGAGGTTGGAGGTAGTGGCTAGGGTAGTGAGGACTGTTGCTGTTAGGAGTGTTAGGCTCCCTAGGAGGGTATTTAACATCTTTGTTGAGCTTGAGGGTATATATCGCAACATGGTTGAGCAACTAACGATATATGCTGTTAGGAGTGATATAACTAGCTTCACAAGGCTTAAGGCATTGAATTACCATGGGATGAGAAATCTATATCCAAATATACCATCTCATTATATATACAGCGTGTCAAGATGCTAGCTCTAGGGCTAAGAGCTTTATCAAGCGAAGGAAGAAGGGCCTTGCCAAGAGAGAATATCCAGAGATTAGAAATGTCTCGATATGGCTCGACGATCATCTCTGGGGGCTTAACAGCTTAACATCGATTAAGATAGCAACCCACAGAGGATGGGTAGAGATAGAGTTCGAGCCGCATAAACAATATTGGAGGTATATTAACCGTGGGTGGAAACTTGCTTCAGAGGCGAGGATAAAACTCGATAGGAAAAATAGACAGCTAATAATATATCTAACATTTGCTAGGGATGTGGAGGCTTATAATCCTAGGGGGCTTCTACC contains:
- the hutI gene encoding imidazolonepropionase, yielding MAQGYVDVDLIIHGSREILTLPRVVRGRADRGFLGVVEDGAIAISHGVIAAIGPEDEILRRYRARMYIDASNYIATPGLIDPHTHLLYSGSREDERELILGGVSYTEILARGGGILRTMRLTSRAGRELLITSLRERLNEMLESGVTTVEIKTGYGIDIESELRLVEVLAHAAENSPVNIVSTLLAHIPLPNLDFKSILDGFERVLIPRALELGYRFVDVFCDKGAFNPSEARAILAIGKSRGLIPRIHADEFSYIGCSDIGLELGASSLDHLNHTPIEVVDRISSTDSTAVLAPSTAIATVGRKPPSKELLERGAIIAIATDHSPSLMNLDMVATIDLAVNYLSLPPANAIAAATVNAAYSLGLGGRVGSLIEGSRADIVLWAQPSYRWFGYLMRREPIACVIKDGVLVKDIRGCEIQRSP